The following are encoded in a window of Fusarium falciforme chromosome 11, complete sequence genomic DNA:
- a CDS encoding Fungal-trans domain-containing protein, which produces MQSIQVTFKDLLQSGDGGLSALAEILCSNTRRPIKEECHDAEQWISQFCDKNLRWESIGLLWAGVAQISDDVDSLRSHHVESLAHHVSPETARACLGYCIELARTFTEGNEALLDLCRRKSVLDSIIDGDARISSYVSQSLAVTMLTYLGLHALENGPSYRPTLCSEYRRRLVAQIFTTDKFGVSFAGRPPSLTGTFCSTPMPLDISDEDLCSDNATLMRAFNSLDEHGWNTVGEIYPTTMIRARHMIAVIRDELIDIALCNRRPVDTNHLQDIKTRQMASMSTLPEWVKYNPDDLINPDVDAKTLYFRITLQLDYLKNLFFVERLLHRHGESDKRDLVLASFDLVKLTVELWNRQSSLDSPVILREFEWQLLEYGAPGGGILCQELLQPTPTGSDSRYAGLTRSAIVQQLSLLVGFLDWVPASAPAGESCANFKHLIQRVLDHHLNEPVELEARGNLETLGWGSLLPPPFRFGLLNSFDWLDPSV; this is translated from the exons ATGCAATCAATTCAGGTCACGTTCAAGGATCTACTGCAAAGCGGTGATGGGGGTTTGAGCGCCTTGGCCGAGATTCTGTGTAGCAACACAAGACGGCCGATCAAGGAGGAGTGCCATGATGCCGAACAATGGATAAGCCAATTCTGTGACAAGAATCTCCGTTGGGAATCCATAGGGCTCTTGTGGGCTGGGGTTGCGCAGATATCAGATGACGTCGACTCTCTACGCAGCCACCATGTTGAATCGCTCGCTCATCATGTGTCCCCCGAGACAGCCCGGGCTTGTCTAGGTTACTGTATTGAACTCGCTCGCACATTTACCGAGGGTAACGAGGCACTGCTGGATCTTTGCCGGCGAAAGTCGGTTCTTGACTCCATCATTGACGGTGATGCTC GAATCTCGAGCTACGTCTCCCAAAGCCTGGCCGTCACCATGCTCACATATCTTGGGCTTCACGCTTTAGAGAATGGACCCTCGTACAGACCAACACTTTGCTCCGAGTATCGACGTCGACTTGTCGCCCAGATCTTCACCACGGACAAGTTTGGCGTTTCTTTTGCTGGTCGGCCGCCCTCCTTGACTGGCACCTTTTGCTCTACTCCGATGCCCCTTGACATCAGTGATGAAGACCTTTGTTCTGACAATGCCACTCTGATGAGAGCATTCAACTCGCTGGATGAACATGGTTGGAATACGGTTGGTGAGATATATCCCACCACCATGATTCGAGCACGACACATGATCGCTGTCATACGGGACGAGTTGATCGATATCGCCTTGTGTAACAGAAGACCTGTGGATACAAACCATCTCCA AGACATCAAGACTCGACAGATGGCATCAATGTCTACCCTTCCAGAATGGGTCAAGTACAACCCGGACGACCTCATTAACCCCGACGTTGATGCGAAGACCTTGTACTTTAGAATCACGCTTCAGCTCGATTACTTGAAGAATCTCTTCTTTGTTGAAAGGTTGCTTCACCGACATGGCGAATCTGACAAGAGGGACTTGGTCCTTGCGAGCTTCGACCTCGTCAAACTAACAGTCGAACTCTGGAACCGTCAGAGCTCTTTGGATAGCCCCGTGATACTACGCGAATTCGAATGGCAG CTTCTAGAGTACGGAGCACCTGGTGGAGGCATCTTATGTCAAGAGCTACTCCAACCAACTCCCACGGGATCTGATTCTCGCTACGCTGGACTGACGAGGTCGGCTATCGTGCAGCAGTTGAGCTTACTGGTGGGATTCCTAGACTGGGTTCCCGCTTCGGCTCCTGCTGGGGAATCGTGCGCCAACTTTAAGCACCTCATCCAGCGCGTACTGGACCATCACTTGAATGAGCCTGTCGAGCTGGAGGCAAGGGGAAACTTGGAGACATTGGGCTGGGGATCATTGCTGCCGCCTCCCTTTCGCTTTGGGTTGTTGAATAGTTTTGATTGGCTTGATCCTAGTGTGTGA
- a CDS encoding AMP-N domain-containing protein: MAVIKCVKQCKNESEIDGVFLGECTKRGTKIQAYPSIVASGRTAATMHYESNNQDLYMNGKVKDVVVIDAGAEWNSYDSNSADFWQEDVLWDDLHVLAHKIAIDGLLVLGILKGNKDEILTERISIAFMPHGLGHFLGMDTHDTGGHPNETDPDPMFKYLRVRRRLPAGCVVTVEPGIHIGPHMIRPYLHNQRLSQYIDEEVLDKYWDVGGVCIEDDLLVTRDNNMNLTVVPKDPDELEAIMSNMSVVT; this comes from the exons ATGGCCGTCATCAAATGTGTCAAGCAGTGCAAGAACGAGTCAGAGATTGACGGCGTATTTCTGGGAGAGTGCACCAAAAGAGGGACTAAAATCCAAGCCTACCCAAGCATTGTTGCAAGCGGACGTACAGCTGCGACGATGCACTACGAAAGCAACAACCAGGATCTCTACATGAATGGAAAGGTCAAGGATGTGGTGGTTATTGACGCCGGAGCCGAGTGGAACAGCTATG ACTCGAACTCTGCCGATTTCTGGCAA GAAGATGTTCTATGGGATGATCTTCATGTTCTGGCACACAAGATTGCTATTGATGGCCTTTTGGTGCTCGGCATTTTGAAAGGAAATAAAGATGAGATCCTGACAGAAAGAATCAGCATCGCTTTCATGCCGCATGGTCTCGGACATTTCTTGGGTATGGATACGCATGATACAGGTGGTCACCCCAACGAGACCGATCCAGACCCCATGTTCAAGTATCTGAGAGTGAGGAGACGTCTGCCTGCAGGATGCGTAGTGACTGTTGAGCCCGGT ATTCACATTGGTCCACATATGATCCGTCCGTATCTCCACAACCAAAGGCTCTCGCAATACATTGATGAAGAGGTGCTTGACAAGTACTGGGATGTTGGCGGCGTATG TATTGAGGATGATCTTCTGGTTACTCGAGACAACAACATGAATCTTACTGTCGTGCCTAAGGATCCAGACGAGCTGGAGGCTATCATGTCGAACATGAGTGTGGTAACTTAA
- a CDS encoding N-acetyltransferase domain-containing protein has protein sequence MALSIKQQLQNRTWTKGSYLISTDRTLLPIQKLQEVFASDGLYWAKPLPADAMREMLESSLCFGLYEQSQSDETASSSQAQFIGIARCITDYVTFIYLTDVWVDPKYQGQGLGTWLLKSIQEVIEAMPYLRRSLLFTGDWERSVPFYERVMGMEVMQGGNGQGLAVMGRKGKGHSSYVEDEN, from the coding sequence ATGGCCCTGTCGATTAAACAACAACTTCAGAATCGGACGTGGACCAAGGGTTCATACCTCATATCAACCGATCGGACCCTGCTGCCCATTCAAAAACTACAAGAGGTGTTTGCCTCTGATGGCCTCTATTGGGCCAAGCCGCTTCCTGCAGACGCTATGCGTGAGATGCTGGAGAGCTCGCTATGCTTCGGCTTATACGAGCAGTCCCAATCAGACGAgacggcctcttcttcgCAGGCTCAGTTCATCGGCATAGCCCGCTGCATTACCGACTATGTCACCTTTATATACCTCACCGATGTGTGGGTTGACCCCAAGTATCAGGGGCAGGGGCTTGGAACATGGCTGTTGAAGAGCATCCAGGAGGTCATCGAAGCAATGCCTTATCTGAGACGGAGCCTGCTGTTCACGGGGGACTGGGAACGGTCTGTGCCCTTCTACGAGAGAGTTATGGGCATGGAGGTGATGCAAGGAGGGAATGGACAAGGGTTGGCGGTTATGGgaaggaagggaaagggGCATTCGAGTTATGTGGAGGATGAGAACTGA
- a CDS encoding Glyoxalase-like-dom domain-containing protein — protein sequence MADNISVRPILDHIVILISYEILQELPKRLEGALTVIDGGTHADGRTLNKLILFSDGVYIELIAFQQTLDPERRKSHRWGELEEGTVIDWAHTLPDEKDFVVIQKRVKDATSGATYRDPVAGGRIRSDGVELKWSVASAEDASGNHLHPGTAPFWCLDRTPRHLRVPYQGDQGASSTKHPSGALGVSQVSVTVSESELDLIAGVYDGIHGPASDTSADGKAWSYVVHSGSTQGKHQLVLGKSADQKRHLHITLLGDKNSPSTIEVLPGLTFGVES from the coding sequence ATGGCAGACAACATTTCTGTGCGGCCAATTCTCGACCACATCGTCATCCTGATCTCCTACGAAATCTTGCAAGAGTTGCCAAAGCGTCTTGAAGGTGCTCTTACAGTCATCGATGGTGGCACTCACGCTGATGGACGCACACTTAACAAGCTCATCTTATTCTCTGATGGCGTGTATATCGAACTCATTGCCTTTCAACAAACCCTGGACCCGGAGAGGCGGAAGTCTCACCGATGGGGAGAATTGGAAGAGGGTACCGTCATTGACTGGGCACACACTCTTCCCGACGAGAAGGATTTTGTTGTGATCCAGAAACGGGTTAAGGATGCCACCTCCGGAGCCACTTATAGGGACCCGGTTGCGGGCGGGCGTATTCGCTCTGATGGAGTTGAGCTGAAGTGGTCAGTTGCATCAGCCGAAGACGCCTCTGGAAACCATCTCCATCCCGGAACTGCTCCTTTCTGGTGTCTGGACCGAACACCTCGACATCTGAGGGTTCCATACCAAGGCGATCAAGGTGCTTCCTCTACGAAGCATCCATCAGGGGCGCTTGGAGTTTCACAAGTCTCTGTCACGGTCTCTGAGTCGGAGCTGGATCTTATCGCCGGTGTCTACGATGGAATTCATGGGCCTGCTTCAGACACGAGCGCTGATGGGAAAGCGTGGTCGTATGTTGTGCACTCTGGCTCGACCCAAGGAAAGCATCAGCTTGTGCTGGGCAAGAGTGCGGACCAGAAGCGACATCTCCACATTACGCTTCTTGGAGATAAGAATAGCCCTAGCACTATTGAGGTTCTGCCTGGATTGACTTTCGGGGTCGAGTCCTAG